Sequence from the Streptomyces sp. NBC_00440 genome:
ACGGCATACACCGTGACTGGGCGGCCGTGCAGATGATCCTCTCGACGTGGCGCGAACCCCAGACGCTCGGCCACCTTCACTGATGCCTCGTTACCCGGCCGCATGAGAGCCGTAAAGTAGTCGTCATCAAGGGTGGCAAACCCCCAGTCCAGACACGCTTGAGCAGCCTCGGTCGCATACCCGTGTCCCCAGTGCTCCGCCCGAAGGGTCCACCCCAGCTCCACCTCGTCGAACTGTTCCCAGTACTGCAGACCGCTTCGACCGATGAACTCCCCGTTCGACTTCAGCTCGATCGCGCACAGGCCATGGCTTCGCTCAGCCCACTGCCGCTCGATCGCAGTGAGGCGTTCCCGTGCTTGTTGACGCGAGTAGGACCCGACGAAGCGGTTGACCTGCGGGTCGGCATGGAGCGCTACGAAATCGTCGGCGTCGGACACATACAGAGGCCGCAGGAGTAGCCGCTCAGTCTCGATCATGCATTCGAGCATAGATCTCGCCGCCAACCGAGCCCCGCCGGGCATGCCCCCTCCTACCCGCCCCGAACCGCTCTCCCACCGTGCGGAA
This genomic interval carries:
- a CDS encoding GNAT family N-acetyltransferase, with product MIETERLLLRPLYVSDADDFVALHADPQVNRFVGSYSRQQARERLTAIERQWAERSHGLCAIELKSNGEFIGRSGLQYWEQFDEVELGWTLRAEHWGHGYATEAAQACLDWGFATLDDDYFTALMRPGNEASVKVAERLGFAPRREDHLHGRPVTVYAVDRPTSLPAC